In the genome of Rhinolophus ferrumequinum isolate MPI-CBG mRhiFer1 chromosome 24, mRhiFer1_v1.p, whole genome shotgun sequence, one region contains:
- the TMEM184A gene encoding transmembrane protein 184A isoform X1 produces the protein MTNASGLLGTAGAPLAWATWPQPRPLPAMPAVPASLQMDHVGNSSQGTSQLFLTTALARGISGIFVWTALVLTCHQIYLHLRFYTVPSEQRYIIRLLLVVPVYAFSSWLSLLLLGGHQHHVYLDSLRDCYEAFVIYSFLSLCFQYLGGESTIMAEIRGKPVRSSCLYGTCCLRGMAYSIGFLRFCKQATLQFCVVKPVMALVTIILQAVGKYHDGDFNIHSGYLYVTLIYNVSVSLALYALFLFYFATRELLQPFEPVLKFLTIKAVIFLSFWQGVLLAILERCGVIPEVQVLDGSRLGAGTLAAGYQNFTICIEMLFASIALRYAFTCQVYSEKKGNSPAPAAAMQSISSGLKETMSPRDIVQDAIHNFSPAYQHYTQQATQEASGPGQLRQPSPSTHPSVAGGSGGGRQSHNMEKRMLTPSEEL, from the exons ATGACTAATGCCTCAGGGCTCCTGGGAACAGCTGGTGCCCCCCTGGCGTGGGCAACCTGGCCGCAGCCCAGGCCCCTGCCAGCCATGCCCGCTGTGCCCGCCAGTCTGCAGATGGACCATGTGGGGAACAGCTCCCAGGGCACCTCCCAGCTATTCCTCACCACGGCACTGGCCCGCGGCATCTCAGGCATCTTCGTGTGGACCGCCCTGGTGCTCACCTGCCACCAG ATCTACCTGCACCTGCGCTTCTACACGGTGCCAAGCGAGCAGCGCTACATCATCCGCCTGCTGCTGGTGGTTCCCGTCTACGCCTTCAGCTCCTGGCTCAGCCTCCTGCTCCTGGGGGGCCACCAGCACCACGTGTACCTGGACTCCCTGCGGGACTGCTATGAAG CCTTCGTCATTTACAGCTTCCTGAGCCTCTGCTTCCAGTACCTGGGGGGCGAGAGCACCATCATGGCTGAGATTCGAGGAAAGCCCGTCCG GTCCAGCTGCCTCTATGGCACCTGCTGCCTTCGGGGCATGGCCTACTCCATCGGGTTCCTGCGCTTCTGCAAGCAG gcCACGCTGCAGTTCTGTGTTGTGAAGCCTGTCATGGCCTTGGTCACCATCATCCTGCAGGCGGTCGGCAAATACCATGATGGGGACTTCAA CATCCACAGCGGCTACCTCTACGTCACCCTCATCTACAACGTCTCTGTCAGCCTGGCTCTCTATGCCCTGTTCCTTTTCTACTTCGCCACCAGGGAGCTCCTGCAGCCCTTTGAGCCCGTCCTCAAGTTTCTCACCATCAAGGCCGttatcttcctctctttctggcAGG GAGTGCTGCTGGCCATCCTGGAGAGGTGTGGGGTCATCCCCGAGGTCCAGGTCCTGGACGGGAGTCGGTTGGGGGCCGGCACTCTGGCCGCCGGCTACCAGAACTTCACCATCTGCATAGAGATGCTTTTTGCCTCCATCGCCCTGCGCTACGCCTTCACCTGCCAGGTGTACTCAGAGAAGAAGGGTAACTCGCCAG CCCCCGCGGCAGCCATGCAGAGCATCTCCAGCGGCCTGAAGGAGACCATGAGCCCGCGGGACATCGTGCAGGATGCCATCCACAACTTCTCCCCTGCCTACCAGCACTACACGCAGCAGGCCACACAGGAGGCCTCGGGGCCTGGCCAGCTCAGGCAGCCCTCCCCCAGCACCCACCCCAGTGTGGCCGGTGGGTCTGGCGGGGGCCGGCAGAGTCACAATATGGAAAAGAGGATGCTGACCCCCTCGGAGGAGCTGTAG
- the PSMG3 gene encoding proteasome assembly chaperone 3, translating to MEGTPLVTSKQKTEVVCGVPTQVVCTAFSSHILVVVTQFGKMGTLVSLEPTNVASDISKPLLTTKVLLGQDEPLIHVYAKNLVTFVSQEAGNRAVLLAMAVKDRSMEGLKALKEVIQTCQVW from the exons ATGGAAGGCACGCCGTTGGTGACATCAAAGCAGAAGACTGAAGTGGTGTGTGGGGTCCCCACTCAGGTGGTCTGCACAGCCTTTAGCAGTCACATCCTGGTGGTGGTGactcagtttgggaagatgggtACGCTGGTCTCCCTGGAGCCCACCAATGTGGCCAGTGACATCAGCAAGCCTCTGCTTACTACAAAAGTCCTCCTTGGACAGGACGAG CCCCTCATCCACGTCTATGCAAAGAACCTGGTGACATTTGTGTCTCAAGAAGCTGGAAACAGAGCGGTCCTCCTTGCGATGGCCGTGAAGGACAGAAGCATGGAGGGGCTGAAGGCCTTGAAGGAGGTGATACAGACGTGCCAGGTGTGGTGA
- the TMEM184A gene encoding transmembrane protein 184A isoform X2 yields the protein MTNASGLLGTAGAPLAWATWPQPRPLPAMPAVPASLQMDHVGNSSQGTSQLFLTTALARGISGIFVWTALVLTCHQIYLHLRFYTVPSEQRYIIRLLLVVPVYAFSSWLSLLLLGGHQHHVYLDSLRDCYEAFVIYSFLSLCFQYLGGESTIMAEIRGKPVRSSCLYGTCCLRGMAYSIGFLRFCKQATLQFCVVKPVMALVTIILQAVGKYHDGDFKELLQPFEPVLKFLTIKAVIFLSFWQGVLLAILERCGVIPEVQVLDGSRLGAGTLAAGYQNFTICIEMLFASIALRYAFTCQVYSEKKGNSPAPAAAMQSISSGLKETMSPRDIVQDAIHNFSPAYQHYTQQATQEASGPGQLRQPSPSTHPSVAGGSGGGRQSHNMEKRMLTPSEEL from the exons ATGACTAATGCCTCAGGGCTCCTGGGAACAGCTGGTGCCCCCCTGGCGTGGGCAACCTGGCCGCAGCCCAGGCCCCTGCCAGCCATGCCCGCTGTGCCCGCCAGTCTGCAGATGGACCATGTGGGGAACAGCTCCCAGGGCACCTCCCAGCTATTCCTCACCACGGCACTGGCCCGCGGCATCTCAGGCATCTTCGTGTGGACCGCCCTGGTGCTCACCTGCCACCAG ATCTACCTGCACCTGCGCTTCTACACGGTGCCAAGCGAGCAGCGCTACATCATCCGCCTGCTGCTGGTGGTTCCCGTCTACGCCTTCAGCTCCTGGCTCAGCCTCCTGCTCCTGGGGGGCCACCAGCACCACGTGTACCTGGACTCCCTGCGGGACTGCTATGAAG CCTTCGTCATTTACAGCTTCCTGAGCCTCTGCTTCCAGTACCTGGGGGGCGAGAGCACCATCATGGCTGAGATTCGAGGAAAGCCCGTCCG GTCCAGCTGCCTCTATGGCACCTGCTGCCTTCGGGGCATGGCCTACTCCATCGGGTTCCTGCGCTTCTGCAAGCAG gcCACGCTGCAGTTCTGTGTTGTGAAGCCTGTCATGGCCTTGGTCACCATCATCCTGCAGGCGGTCGGCAAATACCATGATGGGGACTTCAA GGAGCTCCTGCAGCCCTTTGAGCCCGTCCTCAAGTTTCTCACCATCAAGGCCGttatcttcctctctttctggcAGG GAGTGCTGCTGGCCATCCTGGAGAGGTGTGGGGTCATCCCCGAGGTCCAGGTCCTGGACGGGAGTCGGTTGGGGGCCGGCACTCTGGCCGCCGGCTACCAGAACTTCACCATCTGCATAGAGATGCTTTTTGCCTCCATCGCCCTGCGCTACGCCTTCACCTGCCAGGTGTACTCAGAGAAGAAGGGTAACTCGCCAG CCCCCGCGGCAGCCATGCAGAGCATCTCCAGCGGCCTGAAGGAGACCATGAGCCCGCGGGACATCGTGCAGGATGCCATCCACAACTTCTCCCCTGCCTACCAGCACTACACGCAGCAGGCCACACAGGAGGCCTCGGGGCCTGGCCAGCTCAGGCAGCCCTCCCCCAGCACCCACCCCAGTGTGGCCGGTGGGTCTGGCGGGGGCCGGCAGAGTCACAATATGGAAAAGAGGATGCTGACCCCCTCGGAGGAGCTGTAG